The window TTCTCTGTTTATCTGGCGTCACATCCTCGGTGCCCTCTTCACCAACAGCTTCGATCCCTTCATCGACCAGGCTGTTAAGGATATCTGCCTCAAGCACGACCCCATCAACACCTTCTCTCATCCGTCGTACATGGTCGAGCCACGACTCAATTTTTCTGGCTCGCTTTTCCTCCTGAGCAATCATCTTGAGACGCAGCGCGACTTCCCTCCTTCGACCCGCTGACTCTCTCGACATTCCCTCGGACAGTTCATCCAAAGCATCACGAAGCTTGCTAGATCTTTCCCGTTCATCGACCAACCTCGTTTTATACGTCGCAAGTTCTCCTCGCAGAGATGTGATTGTCGCATTAGATCTCGTCCGCAGGTTATCTAAGTGCATATGCACTGTGGCATGCGTCTTCTGAGTAAAGGTCATATATCGCTCGACCACCATCGCAGCAGACTTGTCATCTCTCTCCGCCTTgttcttttcttcttcagcgTCCACTCTCTTCAGGGTCTCTGCCGCAAGCTGGTCTTTCAGTGAGGATAGAGAGAACTCTAATGACTCGAGATGGGTTTGAAGGGAACCTATTTGACGGTCTTTGGCAGTGAGAGTTGTGGAGAAGTCATTGAAAAGCTGATGAACACCACGCTGACCTATGAGGAGGTTGGATATGGTTTCGGAGGGAGAGGTCTGGCTGGCTGTGGGGGGCAATGCATTGCTACACGCAGTCGGGCCACTTTCATCTTCGGTTTTAGGATTTACCAGAGACGGTGTGAAGAACGCCGAGGTAGACGTTGTGGGTATCGCAGGTGGTACAGCGGCTGGGTCTAACTTATGGACCAATTCTCTGTACTCTTGCAACGCCAGATCTCTACCCAAAGTCAGCTCAGGGACAGAGGATAGAGAAATAGATTACTAAAACTCACACAAGTTTCTTTTGCTCCTCGacctttcttctctcacTTCTCTCCCATTCAatttcctcctccctctcgTCCTCTACCCTCCGCAGCTCATTAATTACCGCCCGAtctccttccatctcctttATCAATCTCTGTATCTCCTGCTGTGCATGTGCAAGCTGTAGCGAGTTCTCTGCCAATTGCGATTCTGCGAAGTCTAGCTTGGATGATAATCGTCGATGGGCAAGCGAGAGTTCTGTAAGCGCAGTCGACGTAGGCGGTATAGGTGGAGGAGCCGGGTTCGCTCGAAGTACATCGACCTCTTTCTGCAAAGCTTCTATTCGCTTGAGAAGCCCTTGCTCGTTCTCTTTGGTCAGGGCCAATTCGAGGCGAGCGCTCTGGAGCTGGATACCGGTTTGGTGGGAGGCATGCTGATACTGCGAAAGTTGAGCTCGTAGAGAAGAGAGTTCGAGAATGAGTGGATGAGTGGTGGGAAGAGTTGGGGTTAGGGGGGGCTCTGACATGGCTGAATTACAGAGAATGGAGAATTGTAGATAAGGATAAAATTCCACAAGAAGAAACAAGGATAGGAAATAAAAGACGGGATGGGAAAGTCGGTCACGAACAAATAACATCGGCCCCGGCCGCCGACAGACTAGATACTCGAATAAAATGCAGCAGCAATAACAAACGAAAGGGGTATATATGCATGCTAATAGCAATTCTCGTATCACAACTCAAACTGGAATCCTAACCCAGAAAACTAAATGGCTTGATAACTGTATGTCTAATGCAGATTTTGATTCATCGCTTTACTCAGAGTCGACAAAGAAGTATGCGCCCTCGGCTACAGCAGAACGTCAGCCTAATCCACAGATATATAGCAAACGTGACTTACCCTTCTGCTCCTTGTCCTTCAAAGAGTCCATCTTGTTGATACGTGGTCGGCTGTGGAGGTTGTAAGCTACAACATCTACTATAGAAAGGGCAAACTTACAAGTTGGTAGGATCTCTTCGGAATGTGATGTCAAGAGACTTGAGGAACTTGTTCATACCGGTCAAAAGACCCTCAGGTCTTAATTCCGACATCAGCGACTTCCATTTCGTAGCGTATAAAGAAAAAACTCACTTTCTTGCCCATGACTCTTTACCAGGTTGACCATCAAAGACAATGACTCGGTCCGCAAGATAGGTAGCCATGATGAAATCGTGTTCGACAATGAAAGCTGTTCGCTTGGAAGACATGACAAACTTCTTGATAACCTTGCTCGCAACAATACGTTGTTCAGAGTCGAGGTACGCCGAAGGTTCGTCGATAAGGAGGACATCGGCAGGCACACCGAGCACGAGACAGATGGCCACTCGTTGAAGCTCACCTCCAGACAATGTCTGGACGTCCTGGTCCATAATGGGCTCAATGTTCATAGGCTTCATAACGTCGGAGTTGAATTGAGGGTCTGAACAGAGGGTCAGCTTTTAGCCATGTAATACGTGGAGCTGGACCTACGCATAAAGGCGCCCTTGATCCTCTTCAACAACAACATTCGCACGGAACCAGGGAATTTGGGGGAAACTAGACACCCATCAGCACATTTTCCTTACACACGAATAACCCAAACTCACTAGTTTGAGGCTTCATGGAAACCCTCAATGAGATCTTGTCCTTGCCCTCATCGGGCTCCATCTTACCACCCAACAACTGCACCAACGTTGTCTTACCCATACCATTCTCACCAAGCATGACCAAGATCTCAGAGTCAGAGTACTCTCCTTCGTCGACGTGAAGCTTGAAGTTACCAAGAGTCTTGGTCATGTTGGGGTACTGGTATCGTCGGGTCTTGGGAGCTTGCACCTCATCGACAGTCTCGGAAATCTTGAAAGTGAGAGATTCGTCTCGGAATCGAAGGTTTTCAGTGGGGATCATACCGTCAAGGAAAATATTGATACCTTCTCGAACAGAGTAAGGCATGGTAACGACACCGTAGGTACCGGGGACACCGTAGAGCACACAAATGAAGTCAGAAAGGTAGTCCAAAGTGGACAAATCGTGCTCGACGACAATGACATAGTTGGTAGAGTTGACCAGACCACGAATCACTCGAGCAGCGGCCAAACGCTGTCGAATATCAAGATAAGATGAAGGCTCGTCAAACATGTAGACATCAGCCTTCCTGACACTCGCAATACCAATGGCGAACCTCTGCAACTCTCCACCAGACAATTGAGAGACTTCTCGAGACTGCAAGTGCTTCAATTCAAGGTCTTCCTCGAGCTCAGCACGGTTGGGCAACTCAGTTTGTCGGTCAAACATCTTGCCAACGGTCATGTTGGGCACCTTGATACTTCTAGGGATCTGATCGACATATTGAGGCTTGGTAACGGCCTTGATATCGTCCTCAAGAACCTTGGTAAAGAAATTTTGCAGCTCAGAACCACGGAAGTGTTTTAAAATCTCTTGCCACTCGGGAGGGTCGTCATATCGTCCAAGGTTAGGCTTGAGCTTGCCCGACAGGATTTTGAGGGCGGTAGATTTACCGATACCGTTGGTACCAACTAGACCAAGGACTTGGCCGGGACGAGGAGTGGGAAGTCGGTGGAGCTTGAAAGCGTTGGCGGCGTATCGGTGGGTAACGTGGGATTCAAGGTTGGTGGGAAGGTTAAGAATTTGAATGGCTTCGAAGGGACACCTGTGATGATGTCAGTTGACTGCTGAATTGTGATGCACTTACTTCTTGACACAGATACCACAACCGATACAGAGCTCTTCAGAAATGAACGCCTTCTTGTCACTGGGATTGACTTCAATACAAAGCTTGCCCATCTTGACTACAGGACATGACCGCTTGCATTCTTGACGACTGTGTGGTATTAGCTACAGCTAGATATTCGTGGAGGATATACATACCATCGCTTGGGCTTGCACTATGATTAATAAGTTAGCAAATGTTTCCGCTTGTGGATGATGATCCATAACACACCTTATCATCAGAGATGATGGCGACACGAGTGAGCTTGTCAGACATGTTTTCCTAGTCTTTTTCTTTGCTTCAAATTCGAGTAGAACGGTCGAGAAAACCGGTGACTTGTTCTTGATACCCTTATGCCTTCTATGGGCTGTAGGATATCAGTATTGAAGGTTGAAAGAAATGGTTTGAAGACCGAGTGAGGGATAGATGATTTGAGGCTGGGGAGGCGAAAAAAAAGGAGGGATTTCTATTGTCTGCATGGTTCAACAGTAATAGGCGCGCGACAATTATGCTTCAGCCAACAATATTTGAGAAATACGTCATTGCGTGCCTAAACCAAAGGTTTCCCTCCGTGCACGCCTAAAGTGACGCGTCAAAAGGCAATAACATTCGCGCCGGAAGACTGCTGGAACGAAGAACATTACTCCAAGCCAGCAGGTGAACAACTAGATATAATGGCCCAAGTTTTACCCCTGCCTTATATAATAGATATATCATGTCCTCTTCCGAAATCGACCAAAAGTGTGCTGGAAAAAGAATGGCCATTTAGTGTTGCGTAAGTCATCAGATCGAAAACGTTGAGCTGATCCTGCAGCGGACCAAGCTGTAAAGACGAGCCGGCAGATGTCTACGTCAGACGGCGATATTACGAGACTCTGTACTTGCCAGAAGTAAGCCATATGCATTCGATTCATTGCTGATGGACAGATACTCGCGCCGCTCAAGTGGTTCGCAGAAGGTCTCTTGAGGATCCCAAAAGAATCTGTAGCAGATACTATCAAATCGCTCATGCTCAGTCTTTCCCAAGTCGAGATCCGACATAGAAAGA is drawn from Cryptococcus gattii WM276 chromosome A, complete sequence and contains these coding sequences:
- a CDS encoding Hypothetical protein (Similar to TIGR gene model, INSD accession AAW41229.1; CNA07320); amino-acid sequence: MSEPPLTPTLPTTHPLILELSSLRAQLSQYQHASHQTGIQLQSARLELALTKENEQGLLKRIEALQKEVDVLRANPAPPPIPPTSTALTELSLAHRRLSSKLDFAESQLAENSLQLAHAQQEIQRLIKEMEGDRAVINELRRVEDEREEEIEWERSERRKVEEQKKLVDLALQEYRELVHKLDPAAVPPAIPTTSTSAFFTPSLVNPKTEDESGPTACSNALPPTASQTSPSETISNLLIGQRGVHQLFNDFSTTLTAKDRQIGSLQTHLESLEFSLSSLKDQLAAETLKRVDAEEEKNKAERDDKSAAMVVERYMTFTQKTHATVHMHLDNLRTRSNATITSLRGELATYKTRLVDERERSSKLRDALDELSEGMSRESAGRRREVALRLKMIAQEEKRARKIESWLDHVRRMREGVDGVVLEADILNSLVDEGIEAVGEEGTEDVTPDKQRSWRGIVLSLRKKKKESLDDKGGERDPTEESLARTLLAEELVTTLVHDLQAETEKRLELERQRVEWLAKEAVEGVKVEDEGDGQIMFDLEDHTTPDIRPSEISEEKVEEVAAELEEDSPAEQQAPQPSHFVSELHTLFEPLTVRYTPLQKTLHDLSISLASLRASMSTSTPLAPVIRHSSKKSTFLPLARLPTPGSPLSKEMPTSATLSTLLDGLHEVIEDARVDVEIALADTERVHKGFEALLNVIPGQGKDGEQNQVMEEVHEYVAAKSDGEEWKRLNKKIGDTEGDLAGLKRVLHEIEGMEVAQVDKEGEDDGNSNKKKDKDKEDKNIWHGIHLKTISLQPRQPSPLPTPLVSSFDDLTIQFPFSPNGSSTPDGAEPRRRTASMLSSVGNMSRSFSAGVMGAPRRVSGLASGLYRAPDKDRDERLKEGLLKGTDKIEEDDVE
- a CDS encoding Iron-sulfur protein required for ribosome biogenesis and translation initiation, putative; Rli1p (Similar to TIGR gene model, INSD accession AAW41230.1) produces the protein MSDKLTRVAIISDDKCKPKRCRQECKRSCPVVKMGKLCIEVNPSDKKAFISEELCIGCGICVKKCPFEAIQILNLPTNLESHVTHRYAANAFKLHRLPTPRPGQVLGLVGTNGIGKSTALKILSGKLKPNLGRYDDPPEWQEILKHFRGSELQNFFTKVLEDDIKAVTKPQYVDQIPRSIKVPNMTVGKMFDRQTELPNRAELEEDLELKHLQSREVSQLSGGELQRFAIGIASVRKADVYMFDEPSSYLDIRQRLAAARVIRGLVNSTNYVIVVEHDLSTLDYLSDFICVLYGVPGTYGVVTMPYSVREGINIFLDGMIPTENLRFRDESLTFKISETVDEVQAPKTRRYQYPNMTKTLGNFKLHVDEGEYSDSEILVMLGENGMGKTTLVQLLGGKMEPDEGKDKISLRVSMKPQTISPKFPGSVRMLLLKRIKGAFMHPQFNSDVMKPMNIEPIMDQDVQTLSGGELQRVAICLVLGVPADVLLIDEPSAYLDSEQRIVASKVIKKFVMSSKRTAFIVEHDFIMATYLADRVIVFDGQPGKESWARKPEGLLTGMNKFLKSLDITFRRDPTNFRPRINKMDSLKDKEQKAEGAYFFVDSE